The DNA window GCGCGCGTCTTCGACACGACGTACCTCAAGATCTTCACCACCTCGATCAAGTACGCCGCCATCACCACGGTCATCTGTCTGATGGTGGGCTATCCGGTGGCGTACCACATCGGCCGCGCGCGGGAGGGGATCCGGAACAAGCTCCTGATGCTGGTGATGATCCCCTTCTGGACCAGCTTCCTCATCCGGACCTATGCCTGGATGTCGATCCTGAAGGAGGAGGGGCCGCTCAACGCGATGCTCCTCTACACCAGGATGATCGCGGCGCCGCTGGACATCCTGTACACGCCGACCGCCGTGATCATCGGCCTGGTGTACTCGTACCTGCCGTTCATGATCCTGCCGATCTACGGGAGCGTCGAGAAGCTGGACAACGCGCTGATCGAGGCGGCGTTCGACCTGGGGGCAGGGCCGGTGTCGGCCTTCTCCCACGTCATCGTGCCGCTGACGCGGCCGGGGATCTTCGCGGGCGTGCTGCTGGTGTTCATCCCGGCCATCGGGATGTTCGCCATCACCGATCTGATGGGCGGCGGTCGGGTGCCCATGATCGGCAACGTGATCCAGAACCAGTTCGGTCAGGCGCGCGACTGGCCCTTCGGGGCAGCTCTGGGGATGACCATGCTGCTGCTCTTCGCAGCCTGCTTCGCGCTCAGCATGCGCAAGAGTGACGCCGCGTGAGGGCGGTCGCCGGGAGTCGAGTCGGATGGACGTGATGGTCGAGCTCAAGCGGGTGACCAAGCGATTCGCGGGCACGACCGCGGTGAACGAGGTGGACCTGACGATCCGCGCCGGTGAGTTCATCACCCTGCTCGGGCCGTCGGGGTGCGGGAAGACCACCCTCCTGCGGATGATCTCGGGGTTCGAGACGCCGACGGAAGGCACGGTGCTGCTGGAAGGGAAGGACGTGACGCACGAGCCTCCCTACCGGCGCGACGTGAACCAGGTGTTCCAGAGCTACGCCTTGTTCCCGCACATGACCGTGAAGGAGAACATCTCCTTCGGTCTGAAGATGAAGAAGGTGGCGCGCTCGGAGATGGACGAGCGGGTGCGGTCCGCCATCTCGATGGTCTCGCTGGAGGGGATGGAGGCGCGCAAGCCGACGCAGCTCTCGGGGGGTCAGCGTCAGCGGGTGGCGCTGGCGCGGGCGATCGTCTGCAGGCCGAAGGTGCTGCTCCTCGACGAGCCGCTGTCGGCGCTCGACGCGAAGCTGCGTCACGCAATGCAGGTGGAGCTGAAGCAGCTCCAGAAGAAGCTCGGGATCACCTTCGTGTTCGTGACGCACGATCAGGAAGAGGCGCTCACCATGAGCGACCGGATCGCGGTGATCAACAAGGGCAAGATCGAGCAGCTCGGGGACGCGGGGGCGATCTACCACCGCCCCAAGACGACGTTCGTCGCCAACTTCATCGGGCAAGCGAACATCCTCCACGCCTCGGTCGTGGCGCGTGAGGGGAGCCAGGCGCGGGTGCAGCTCGAAGGGGGGCT is part of the Chondromyces crocatus genome and encodes:
- a CDS encoding ABC transporter permease, whose translation is MTPTAGQLPEIQGAHRRPGLRGWLLFAPLMLWLGAFVIAPTAIMLVYSFCQRDELGQVVFEFSLSNYARVFDTTYLKIFTTSIKYAAITTVICLMVGYPVAYHIGRAREGIRNKLLMLVMIPFWTSFLIRTYAWMSILKEEGPLNAMLLYTRMIAAPLDILYTPTAVIIGLVYSYLPFMILPIYGSVEKLDNALIEAAFDLGAGPVSAFSHVIVPLTRPGIFAGVLLVFIPAIGMFAITDLMGGGRVPMIGNVIQNQFGQARDWPFGAALGMTMLLLFAACFALSMRKSDAA
- a CDS encoding ABC transporter ATP-binding protein: MDVMVELKRVTKRFAGTTAVNEVDLTIRAGEFITLLGPSGCGKTTLLRMISGFETPTEGTVLLEGKDVTHEPPYRRDVNQVFQSYALFPHMTVKENISFGLKMKKVARSEMDERVRSAISMVSLEGMEARKPTQLSGGQRQRVALARAIVCRPKVLLLDEPLSALDAKLRHAMQVELKQLQKKLGITFVFVTHDQEEALTMSDRIAVINKGKIEQLGDAGAIYHRPKTTFVANFIGQANILHASVVAREGSQARVQLEGGLELLTSGEVPQGMDSVLVSIRPEKIWIQKEAGEGENWFEATIEDELFQGPTDQLRLKTAGGLTLTALVANESARRSPVHAGDRVWCHLHLDDIVFVHED